A genomic segment from Gossypium hirsutum isolate 1008001.06 chromosome D04, Gossypium_hirsutum_v2.1, whole genome shotgun sequence encodes:
- the LOC121215926 gene encoding transaldolase, which translates to MATISKLSNPNPVASLSSSSKPRSSSSLKCFVGFPTRPGFCSKLVSSSSLSSINTHPFRGSLVVRCSLADGNGSSVKRTTLHDLYEKEGQSPWYDNLCRPVTDLLPLIASGVRGVTSNPAIFQKAISSSNAYNDQFRELVQSGKDIESAYWELVVKDIQDACKLFEPIYDQTDGGDGYVSVEVSPRLADDTNGTIEAAKYLHEVVDRPNVYIKIPATAPCIPSIKEVIANGISVNVTLIFSLARYEAVIDAYLDGLEASGLSDLSRVTSVASFFVSRVDTLIDKMLEMIGTPEALDLRGKAAVAQAALAYRLYQKKFSGPRWEALVKKGAKKQRLLWASTSVKNPAYPDTLYVAPLIGPDTVSTMPDQALQAFIDHGTVSRTIDANVSEAEGIYSALEKLGIDWGKVGSQLEDEGVESFKKSFDSLLDTLQEKANTLKFVIS; encoded by the exons ATGGCTACCATTTCCAAGCTCTCTAACCCCAACCCAGTCGCTTCTCTTTCATCATCTTCCAAACCCAGATCTTCTTCATCGCTTAAATGCTTCGTTGGGTTCCCTACCAGGCCTGGTTTCTGCTCTAAGCTGGTTTCATCTTCTAGCTTGTCCTCGATAAACACCCACCCTTTCAGGGGCTCCTTggt TGTCAGGTGTTCTCTTGCTGATGGAAACGGTAGTTCAGTGAAGAGGACTACTTTGCATGATCTGTATGAAAAAGAAGGGCAGAGTCCATGGTATGACAACCTTTGCAGGCCAGTGACCGATTTGCTGCCACTGATTGCAAGTGGGGTTAGAGGTGTAACTAGCAACCCAGCG ATTTTCCAGAAAGCTATATCTTCATCAAATGCTTACAATGATCAATTCAG GGAACTTGTGCAATCAGGAAAAGATATCGAAAGTGCTTATTGGGAGTTGGTGGTGAAGGACATCCAAGATGCCTGCAAACTTTTTGAGCCAATCTATGACCAAACAGATGGAGGTGATGGTTATGTTTCTGTTGAGGTTTCTCCCAGACTTGCTGATGATACTAATGGGACCATTGAGGCAGCCAAATATCTTCATGAAGTGGTTGATCGTCCCAATGTGTACATTAAGATCCCTGCAACAGCACCATGCATTCCTTCAATCAAGGAAGTTATTGCGAATGGCATAAGTGTGAACGTCACT CTCATATTTTCGCTTGCTAGATATGAGGCTGTCATTGATGCTTACTTGGACGGCCTTGAGGCTTCTGGGTTGAGTGATCTCTCCAGGGTTACTAGTGTAGCTTCCTTCTTTGTCAGTAGGGTAGACACCCTCATTGACAAAATGCTTGAAATGATTGGAACACCAGAAGCCCTTGATCTCCGAGGAAAG GCTGCTGTAGCACAAGCAGCTCTGGCATATAGGCTCTACCAGAAGAAATTCTCCGGTCCAAGATGGGAGGCTTTGGTGAAAAAGGGTGCCAAGAAACAGAGGTTGCTCTGGGCTTCAACTAGTGTCAAGAACCCTGCCTACCCTGACACCCTATATGTTGCTCCTCTCATTGGACCTGACACG GTCTCAACCATGCCTGACCAAGCACTCCAAGCCTTCATAGACCATGGCACAGTTTCAAGGACGATTGACGCAAACGTGTCTGAAGCTGAAGGCATCTATAGTGCACTTGAGAAGTTGGGGATTGACTGGGGCAAAGTCGGTTCACAGCTGGAAGACGAGGGAGTGGAGTCTTTCAAGAAGAGCTTTGACAGCCTTCTCGACACATTGCAAGAGAAGGCAAACACTCTTAAATTTGTGATTTCTTAG
- the LOC107898981 gene encoding peptidyl-prolyl cis-trans isomerase FKBP19, chloroplastic isoform X1, whose product MASISATGFLPQSLTLSTATARASTRRPIACLSVQLQQQQPPSQRIERRKIMVIGAVGLVAPALYDSSNGEIEMAMAASSGFTDMPALRGKDYGKTKMRYPDYTETVSGLQYKDLRVGDGPTPKMGDTVVVDWDGYTIGYYGRIFEARNKTKGGSFVGDDKDFFKFRLGSQEVIPAFEEAITGMALGGVRRIIVPPELGYPDNDFNKSGPKPTTFSGQRALDFVLRNQGLIDKTLLFDIELLKIIPN is encoded by the exons ATGGCTTCAATTTCAGCAACTGGATTTCTGCCCCAATCCCTTACCTTATCCACTGCAACTGCAAGAGCTTCTACTAGG AGACCAATAGCATGCCTTTCTGTGCAACTCCAGCAGCAGCAGCCACCATCTCAGCGGATCGAGCGAAGGAAAATTATGGTAATTGGAGCGGTTGGATTAGTCGCTCCTGCTCTCTATGATTCTTCCAACGGAGAAATTGAGATGGCAATGGCTGCCTCTTCTGGATTTACTGata TGCCAGCACTTAGGGGAAAGGATTATGGGAAGACCAAAATGCGGTATCCAGATTACACTGAAACAGTATCAGGTCTTCAGTACAAG GACTTGCGGGTGGGGGATGGCCCTACACCGAAGATGGGAGATACAGTTGTG GTTGATTGGGATGGCTACACTATAGGGTATTATGGCCGCATATTTGAAGCTCGAAACAAGACCAAAGGCGGTTCTTTTGTG GGAGATGACAAAGACTTCTTCAAATTTAGACTTGGATCCCAAGAA GTGATTCCAGCATTTGAAGAAGCAATTACAGGAATGGCTCTGGGTGGTGTTAGAAG GATCATAGTTCCACCAGAATTGGGATATCCCGACAATGACTTCAACAAAAGTGGCCCCAAACCAACAACCTTCTCG GGTCAACGAGCTTTGGATTTTGTGCTAAGGAACCAAGGGCTTATAGATAAGACTCTACTGTTTGATATTGAACTCCTCAAAATCATTCCGAATTGA
- the LOC107898984 gene encoding glycine--tRNA ligase, mitochondrial 1, protein MRFLIPLISSSITSGHYRIISRLLSAHSTKPQRSTLPPFFNCQPPSMAASEESLRKALAEKQSAVEAHGNAVRALKAAKASKPEIDAAIEALNSLKLEKSSIEKQLQAAVSGSDGDGALSREAFRQAAVNTLERRLFYIPSFKIYRGVAGLYDYGPPGCAVKSNVLAFWRQHFVLEENMLEVDCPCVTPEVVLKASGHVDKFTDLMVKDEKTGTCYRADHLLKDFCNEKLQKDLTISAEKAAELKHVLATLDDLSAEALGAKIKEYGITAPDTKNPLSDPYPFNLMFQTSIGPSGLSPGYMRPETAQGIFVNFKDLYYYNGNKLPFAAAQIGQAFRNEISPRQGLLRVREFTLAEIEHFVDPEDKSHPKYSEVVDLEFLMFPREEQMCGQSAKKIRLGDAVSKGTVNNETLGYFIGRVYLFLTRLGIDKDRLRFRQHLANEMAHYAADCWDAEIECSYGWIECVGIADRSAYDLRAHSDKSGVPLVAAEKFSEPREVEKLVIAPVKKELGLAFKGSQKNVVEALEAMNEKEALEMKTALESKGEVEFYVCTLGKNVPIKKNMVSISKEKKKEHQRVFTPSVIEPSFGIGRIIYCLFEHSFYTRPSKAGDEQLNVFRFPPLVAPIKCTVFPLVQNQQYEDVAKVISKSLTTAGISHKIDITGTSIGKRYARTDELGVPFAITVDSTKDVTIRERDSKLQVRVSVEEAALVVKSVTDGLRTWEDVWEKYPHHTSGSADD, encoded by the exons ATGCGCTTTCTCATACCTCTCATTTCCTCATCCATTACCTCTGGTCACTATCGCATCATTTCACGCCTCTTAAGCGCCCACTCAACCAAACCCCAACGCTCAACCCTACCTCCCTTTTTCAATTGCCAACCGCCATCGATGGCCGCATCCGAGGAATCGCTCCGGAAAGCTCTGGCCGAAAAGCAGTCAGCTGTCGAAGCGCATGGGAACGCCGTCAGAGCTCTCAAAGCTGCCAAGGCCTCCAAGCCGGAAATCGACGCTGCAATCGAAGCCTTGAACAGCTTGAAGTTGGAGAAATCGTCGATCGAGAAGCAGCTCCAGGCTGCTGTTAGTGGTAGCGATGGTGATGGCGCCCTTAGCAGGGAAGCCTTCCGTCAAGCTGCTGTGAATACTTTGGAACGGCGTTTGTTTTACATCCCGTCTTTCAAGATTTATCGGGGCGTTGCTGGGCTTTATGACTATGGGCCGCCCGGTTGCGCCGTTAAATCCAACGTTCTTGCTTTCTGGCGTCAG CATTTTGTCCTCGAAGAGAACATGTTGGAGGTTGACTGTCCCTGTGTGACACCTGAGGTTGTCCTTAAGGCATCTGGTCATGTGGATAAATTTACTGACCTTATGGTTAAGGATGAGAAAACTGGAACCTGCTATCGAGCTGATCACTTGCTGAAGGATTTCTGCAACGAAAAGCTTCAAAAAGACCTCACCATAAGTGCAGAGAAGGCTGCTGAGCTTAAGCATGTACTTGCTACATTGGATGATCTATCAGCTGAAGCACTAGGTGCAAAGATCAAAGAGTATGGTATTACTGCTCCAGACACAAAGAATCCTCTCTCCGATCCTTATCCATTCAACTTAATGTTCCAAACATCAATTGGTCCATCTGGTTTGAGCCCTGG GTATATGCGTCCTGAAACTGCACAAGGaatatttgtcaattttaaagACTTGTACTATTACAATGGGAACAAGCTTCCCTTTGCTGCTGCGCAAATTGGTCAGGCTTTCCGCAATGAG ATATCCCCCCGCCAAGGGCTTTTGAGGGTTCGAGAATTCACCCTAGCTGAAATTGAGCACTTTGTTGATCCTGAAGACAAATCTCATCCAAAATACTCTGAAGTTGTTGACTTGGAGTTCCTGATGTTCCCAAGAGAAGAGCAAATGTGTGGTCAATCCGCAAAGAAAATCCGTCTTGGTGATGCTGTTTCAAAG GGAACTGTCAACAATGAAACCCTTGGCTACTTTATTGGCAGAGTTTATCTCTTCCTAACTCGTCTTGGTATAGACAAAGACCGCTTACGGTTCAGGCAGCATCTTGCAAATGAAATGGCCCATTATGCTGCAGATTGTTGGGATGCTGAGATTGAATGTTCGTATGGTTGGATTGAATGTGTTGGTATTGCAGACAGATCTGCTTATGACTTGCGCGCTCACTCG GATAAAAGTGGTGTACCGCTTGTGGCTGCTGAGAAGTTTTCAGAACCAAGAGAAGTGGAG AAACTGGTCATAGCTCCTGTGAAGAAAGAACTGGGTCTGGCATTCAAGGGAAGCCAAAAGAATGTTGTTGAAGCTTTGGAG GCAATGAATGAAAAAGAAGCTCTGGAAATGAAAACTGCTTTGGAATCTAAAGGGGAGGTGGAATTCTACGTCTGCACTCTTGGGAAAAATGTGCCCATTAAAAAGAACATGGTCTCAATttcaaaggagaaaaagaaagaacatcAGAGAGTTTTTACACCATCTGTAATTGAACCATCCTTCGGAATTGGGCGGATAATTTATTGCCTGTTTGAGCACTCTTTCTACACAAGGCCAAGTAAAGCTGGGGATGAGCAGTTGAATGTTTTCCGGTTTCCTCCCCTTGTGGCACCTATTAAATGTACCGTATTTCCACTGGTTCAAAATCAACAATATGAGGATGTTGCGAAAGTGATTTCAAAATCATTGACGACTGCTGGAATCTCACATAAGATAGACATTACAG GTACCTCAATAGGGAAAAGGTATGCTAGAACAGATGAACTTGGTGTGCCATTTGCCATAACTGTTGATTCAACAAAGGATGTGACAATCCGTGAGAGAGACAGCAAGCTTCAAGTCCGTGTCAGTGTGGAAGAGGCAGCCTTGGTGGTGAAGTCTGTGACTGATGGACTGAGAACATGGGAGGATGTGTGGGAGAAATATCCCCATCACACTTCTGGCTCAGCAGATGATTGA
- the LOC107898981 gene encoding peptidyl-prolyl cis-trans isomerase FKBP19, chloroplastic isoform X2 — MASISATGFLPQSLTLSTATARASTRRPIACLSVQLQQQQPPSQRIERRKIMVIGAVGLVAPALYDSSNGEIEMAMAASSGFTDMPALRGKDYGKTKMRYPDYTETVSGLQYKDLRVGDGPTPKMGDTVVGDDKDFFKFRLGSQEVIPAFEEAITGMALGGVRRIIVPPELGYPDNDFNKSGPKPTTFSGQRALDFVLRNQGLIDKTLLFDIELLKIIPN; from the exons ATGGCTTCAATTTCAGCAACTGGATTTCTGCCCCAATCCCTTACCTTATCCACTGCAACTGCAAGAGCTTCTACTAGG AGACCAATAGCATGCCTTTCTGTGCAACTCCAGCAGCAGCAGCCACCATCTCAGCGGATCGAGCGAAGGAAAATTATGGTAATTGGAGCGGTTGGATTAGTCGCTCCTGCTCTCTATGATTCTTCCAACGGAGAAATTGAGATGGCAATGGCTGCCTCTTCTGGATTTACTGata TGCCAGCACTTAGGGGAAAGGATTATGGGAAGACCAAAATGCGGTATCCAGATTACACTGAAACAGTATCAGGTCTTCAGTACAAG GACTTGCGGGTGGGGGATGGCCCTACACCGAAGATGGGAGATACAGTTGTG GGAGATGACAAAGACTTCTTCAAATTTAGACTTGGATCCCAAGAA GTGATTCCAGCATTTGAAGAAGCAATTACAGGAATGGCTCTGGGTGGTGTTAGAAG GATCATAGTTCCACCAGAATTGGGATATCCCGACAATGACTTCAACAAAAGTGGCCCCAAACCAACAACCTTCTCG GGTCAACGAGCTTTGGATTTTGTGCTAAGGAACCAAGGGCTTATAGATAAGACTCTACTGTTTGATATTGAACTCCTCAAAATCATTCCGAATTGA